In Natronococcus sp. AD-5, the genomic window CACCTTTAGCTCCGACATCGAGGGTGAGGGGCTTTCCTTTCACGCGCAGAATGGGTCGTGTGAACTCGTGACGCCCCGCAATATTGTTACGATTTCTGTATCTGGTGTCATCTATATACGGTCAGTATCCCGCGTTCGGAATCAGTTTCTGTATACGTTCTATATGCTTATTGTGGATAAACTATTTATTACTGTTTCACCTGGCCTTACGTATGACGGCAGGCCCACCGATCGACGACCTACACTACGAGGAGGCACCGAACGTGGACACCGTCCCCGGTCCGCGGTCGCGGGAACTGCTCGAGAAGCAACGCGAGATCGACAGCAGCGCGGTCGCCTACCCCGAGGACATTCCGGTCGCGTTCGAGGAGGGGTCGGGAGCGACGGTCCGCGACGTCGACGGAAACACGTACATCGACATGTTCGCCGGAATCGGCGTGCTCAACGTCGGCCACGCGAATCCGTACGTCCTCGAGGCCGTCCACGAGCAGGCCGACAAGCTCGTCCACACGGTCGACTTCCCGACGGAAGCCCGACTCGAGCTGATCGAAAAGCTCGACGAGATCGCACCCGCGGGCCTGCAGGGGAACAACAAGGTCGTCTTCGGCGGCCCCACCGGCAGCGACGCGATCGAGGCCTCGATCAAGCTCGCCAAGTACAACACCGGCGGCGACGGCCTGATCGCGTTTCGCGGCGCCTACCACGGCGCGACGACCGGGGCGATGAGTCTCACCTCGAACAAGAGCTTCAAGGAGCACTACTCGCCGCTGCTCTCGGACGTCGTCCACGCGCCGTACCCGGATCCGTTCCGCCAGGGGAAAGCGCCGCAGGAGGCGGTCGATCACGCGCTCGAGGAAGTCCAGGCGATTGTCGAGGATCCGTACGGCGGCCTCGCGAACCCGGCCGGCATCTTCGTCGAGCCGATCCAGGGCGAGGGCGGCGTCGTCACGCCGCCGGAGGGCTTCCTGCAGGGACTTCGTGACATCGCGAACGACAACGACGTCGCGCTCGTCTTCGACGAGATCCAGAGCGGCTTCGGCCGCACCGGCGAGTGGTGGGCCAGCGACTGGGACGGCGTCACGCCGGACGCGATGACCTCGGCGAAGGCCCTCGGCGGCGTCGGCTTCCCGCTGTCGGCGACGATGTACCACGAGGACTTCGACACGTGGGGGTCGGGCGACCACGCCGGCACCTACCGCGGTCACGTCGTCGCGATGCGGGCGGGAACCCGCGCCATCGAGTGCGTGCAGGACCACGACCTGCTGGCGCACGCCCGCGAACTGGGAACGGACATCCGCGACCGTCTCCGGGACGTTGCCGACGAGAACGACCGCCTCGGCGAGGTCCGCGGCCGAGGACTGTTTATCGGCGCCGAGTTCGTCGACGAAGACGGCGCGCCGGACGGCGACCTCGTCGACGCCGTCCAGCAGTACTGCTTCGAGCACGGCGTCCTCGTCTGGACGGCCGGCCGACGCGGCAACGTCCTGCGGCTCCTGCCGCCGCTCGTGCTCACCGAGGACCTCGCGGAGACGGCGCTCGACGTTATCGTCGACGCGATCGAACACGTTACGGCCGAGATGCAACAGACCGCCTGAACGCCTCGAGCCATGTCCGACAAAACACCCGTCAGCACCGATGGCGCACCGAGCAGCGACAACCCCTACTCGCAGGGCGTCCGCGCCGGGGACACCCTCTACGTCTCCGGCTACGGTCCGGTCGATCCCGACAGCGGGGAGGCCGTCGAGGGCGACATCCGGGACCAGACGGAACGCGTCCTCGATAACATCGCCGCGGTCGTCGACGAGGCCGGCGGCGACGGCCTCGCGGACGTCGCGAAGGTCACCGTCTACCTCACCGACCTCGAGGACTACGAGCGGGTCAACGAGGCCTACGGCGCGCAGTTCGGCGAG contains:
- a CDS encoding Rid family detoxifying hydrolase, with the protein product MSDKTPVSTDGAPSSDNPYSQGVRAGDTLYVSGYGPVDPDSGEAVEGDIRDQTERVLDNIAAVVDEAGGDGLADVAKVTVYLTDLEDYERVNEAYGAQFGEEPPARVCVEVSRLPEDVRVEMDATAYLGSQ
- a CDS encoding aspartate aminotransferase family protein; translated protein: MTAGPPIDDLHYEEAPNVDTVPGPRSRELLEKQREIDSSAVAYPEDIPVAFEEGSGATVRDVDGNTYIDMFAGIGVLNVGHANPYVLEAVHEQADKLVHTVDFPTEARLELIEKLDEIAPAGLQGNNKVVFGGPTGSDAIEASIKLAKYNTGGDGLIAFRGAYHGATTGAMSLTSNKSFKEHYSPLLSDVVHAPYPDPFRQGKAPQEAVDHALEEVQAIVEDPYGGLANPAGIFVEPIQGEGGVVTPPEGFLQGLRDIANDNDVALVFDEIQSGFGRTGEWWASDWDGVTPDAMTSAKALGGVGFPLSATMYHEDFDTWGSGDHAGTYRGHVVAMRAGTRAIECVQDHDLLAHARELGTDIRDRLRDVADENDRLGEVRGRGLFIGAEFVDEDGAPDGDLVDAVQQYCFEHGVLVWTAGRRGNVLRLLPPLVLTEDLAETALDVIVDAIEHVTAEMQQTA